From the genome of Prionailurus bengalensis isolate Pbe53 chromosome D1, Fcat_Pben_1.1_paternal_pri, whole genome shotgun sequence:
TTCAAAACTAcacaatattgtttttaaaaatcactctgaaTTAGGACTAACTCGTAGCGTAGCTCAAATAGTTGATCTTTGTTTTTCAaaccaatatatttattttacttaggacattattttttcctgcttccttgggatttcctttgttttctctatttcatttaaacTTAATGGTTTCTGGTGATTTATGAGCTTTTTTCCTCTGGtagttcctttctgttttccaagtaataatatttatattacagCATTTAGTTTAATAATGCTTAAAATCAAGTACAGACTatgattcattaattcattatcTGCTCTTTTATCCCCAAATTATTGACAATATGTACTAAGCGTCTTGCTATAGACTGCAGGTGTAAAATACAATCTGTCTTAATGTGAAGGCTTTATTAAATTGTGGATGATTCAAGAATAGAATAAGATTTTTATAATACCATGATATTGAAATAGTGAAAGACATTGATTCCATCAACATATCCATTCCTTACTGTAAGCCTGGTACTTTGCTAATTACACTGTATTAAGAGGCTTTAGAAGTTGGCTTTCTAAACTGTCCAAGAGAGAGCTGAATCTTCCTGGAATGTGTTATACTAGAGGCTGTTATGGGAGAacacaaaaaggagagaagattGCAAAATCATGAAGCTAAAAATATCAGTATGATTTGAGGAGGAAATTATAAGCACAGAGAGAACACTGCTCTGCCCATCTGGCCTGTCATAAACCTAACCACACTTCATGTTTAAAAGCATTTGTCCATTCCTCTTAGCAGCTCTTCTGATACGCCTCAAAGTTAACTTCAttctcattccttcttttttttaatgtttatttatttattttgaggcagagaaggacaaagagagacagagaaagaaaatcccaagcaggctctgtgctgtcagtgcagagcctgatgcagggcttgatctcatgagttgtgcaatcatgacctgagctgaaatcaacaggtccacactcagccaactgagccagtcacTTGTGCTCCCCTCTATAGCCTCTTTCTTCAGTatgatttaatattcaaaatttacCAGATATGTGAGAAACTCCTCCAATGTAAAAaagctacataaaaataaataattgaaacttAAATGATATGGAAATTATATGTAATGTGTATaccttcaaatatatatttattaccacCAGATACGCAAGATtcagaagaaaatgtgatattGGAAATTTGTAATATTAGGCAACAACAAACAATGCCAAGATATTTGGGATATAGAGTTCAggaatttttctagaaaatggattataaaaatatatccaatataaacattaatttttgaaggagagagacagaacaggagtgagggagggacagagagagagagggagacacagaatctgcagcaggctctaggctctgtgctgtcaggatagagccagatgtggggctcaaacccacaatctgtgaaatcatgacctgaactgaagttggatgcttaacctactgagccacccaggtaccccaatataaacgttttaagagagaaaaaagaaaagagaataagcCCAGAAGATCTAACTAAAAGTAACAGTAGTAAAATAACAAGGATGTGGTTGTGAAGATAATATCAAAAATTAATGCAAGAAAATTTCCAAAACCAAAGGTTGCAGATTTCCAGACACAAAAAGCCCAATAAGTGCCTGCACAATAAAAGACATGCACACGGACATCTCTATCATCATAACTTCTACCACTGAATTTGAAAGcatagaagtttaaaaatgttcttaaatatttcagaaccaaaaaacaaataaatgaagaaaagcaaagaatagTTCATGTAAAAAAGTATCAGTGGTCCTCTTACTATCTATACCTTAAGCTAGGAGATTGAGAATGTCTTTGAAATTCAGACCTTAGAAACCTCATCCACAAAGACCCACCATTTACTTAATAATAACGTGCAGattaataaaaatgcattctaGGCTTTTaatgaggataaaatgagttaatatatttataaacttcTTAGAACTttacctggtacatagtaggcataaatataaattattattaaacataaaacaataaaatataaaagaaagaataacaatGCACCTTAATCATATCCGTTGTGTTACTGGTAAGGTATTCAATGAGTTCTACTTTAAGAAAATACCTAAACTGGAGAGGGTATAGTAATTAACATTCAAATGAGATATTATATCAGATATCAATCAGAAAGATCATAATGACATAGATCATGGGTGTAACACAATTACACTTGATTATAAGTTTAGAGGGATTGTATCTATATCCTTTGGTTTTAAAGTAATGTAGATGCAATATCTGTGATAAAACCTGATGCATAGTGGGTGTTAAGTATGTATTTTCAATGAActgataaattaatgaattaacaaTGGCTTAAATGAGTTTAgacaatgtttaaataaacagTTCCTGACAttccaaatgtttcttttcttgttattaaaatacaatatttaacagagagaagagacagagagcacaactaagatttttttttctattttttccaaatCTTGGAgggtcaaaaaacaaaacaaaacaaaaatcaaattacaACCTTACAAGCATCTTAATGATCATACCAGCCTAATTATGATAATTCTGAACCAAACAGATGTGACCCCAGCCTCATTCATTCTTAATGGGATCCCAGGACTGGAGGACATGCACATGTGGATTTCTTTCCCATTCTGCTCCATGTATGCTGTGGCAATGGTAGGGAATTGTGGGCTCCTCTACCTCATCTACTATGAGGACTCCCTGCATAGatccatgtattattttttggCAATGCTTTCCCTTACTGACCTTGTCATGTGCTCTAGTACAATCCCTAAAGCTCTCAGCATCTTCTGGTGTCATCTCAAGGAAATTAGATTTGAAGAATGCCTAGTCCAGATGTTCTTCATCCATACCTTCACAGGGATGGAGTCTGGGGTGCTCATGCTTATGGCCCTGGATCGCTACGTGGCCATCTGTTACCCTCTGCGCTATTCAACTATCCTCACCAATCCTGTCATTGCAAAAGTTGGGCTTGCTACTTTCCTGAGAGCGGTGTTCCTCATCATTCCCTTGATTTTCCTCACCAAGAGACTACCCTATTGCAAGGGTAATATCATACACCATACCTATTGTGACCAGCTATCGGTAGCAAAGTTATCCTGTGGAAATATCAAGGCCAATGTTATATATGGTCTGGTGGCTGCCTTCCTGATTGGGGGCTTTGACATCCTGTGCATCACAGTCTCCTACACCATGATCCTCCGGGCAGTGGTGAGCCTCTCCTCAGCAGATGCTCGGCAGAAGGCCTTCAGCACCTGCACTGCCCACATCTGTGCCATCATTTTCTCCTACAGTCCagcattcttctgcttcttttttaatCGTTTTGGGAGCCACACAATTCCTCCATCTTGCCACATCATTGTGGCCAATATTTATCTGCTCCTGCCTCCCACTATGAACCCTATTGTCTATGGAGTGAAAACCAAGCAGATACGCGACTGTGTCATAAGGATCTTTTCAGGTTCGAAGAAAATCAAATCCTACAGCACATAGAGGGGATATTTTTCACAGAAGAGGttaaggggaaggaaaacaataCTCTGTTGGCTGTTTAGTCATGGTCTAAAGATGCCTTTTTAAGAATACTATTTTGTTCTTGACCGAGATAGGACCTGAGAAGGACAGTAAATGTTTTCAGAATCCCAAAGTCACTGATGTGGCCCTGCACGCTCTGAATTTTTCACCTTCTCACCCCAGTGAAGAAGTAGTCTCATCATTAACCCAAGTTCCCGTGAGCAAAAAACAATGGGAAGCTGAGtaaattatcaaaagaaatgaataaatcatagaGACATTCTGCTGACAGGTgccattttgtcttgttttcaaatAGTGATTGGAATTTCTAGTTTGAAGGACATTTGTTACTTTCCTCTGGAAAATATGTGATATGTTTTTCTCATCATTACCaaaatttctctatttccttgGTATTGTCCTCCTGATGGAGAAACTAGTAAATATACTATGATGTCATTAGTCTGATGAGATTTCAACCTCTGGACTGTAATTCAGAAATAAGTTAGTCATCTGACTATGTCTCCTATAGAAAACTCCTAAATGGCCAATGTCTAGTAATTACATAAAAGAAGAAACCTTGGGatctggaaagaagaaaacacatagtaagggggaaaaaaagataaatacagtaATCTTTTATTCTCATCTTCAATTTCTAAATTATGTTAGAGTATTGGAGGGAAATTATAACCTTGTTGATATGGTTCTAAATTTatgttaaagaaatgtttatggtAATTACAAATGATATTGGGCAAacgaatttattatttatttatttatttatttaatatgaaatttattgtcaaattggtttccatacaacacccagtactcatcccaacaggtgcccatcacccactttccccttcctcataccccccatcaactctcagtttattctcagtttttaagagtctcttatggtttggctccctccctctctaacagTTTTTTTCAGGGGGGCAAAAGAATTTAAAGGGAGGTAAAGTTTTTATACTTCATTTGAACTGGTCAAATGAGGACATCAGGAGGCTGAGAtgctatgtatataaatataaaatgtggaaTAACCATTAAAGAATCTATGCAAAGAGATACACTGTAAAAACgttacacataaataaaaatggacttcTAAAAATACTTTCAGGACCTACAAAATGGCAGAAATGTTAGATCCTTCTGATTATTTGACCCTGTTATCATCATCTAacatctttctttgtctcttatgaCAGttttacttaaagtttattttgtcagaTACAAGTATGGACTTCattgctctcttttggttaccatttgcaaAAGTATCTTTCACCATCCTTTTCCCTTCAACCtgtttatatctttatatctaAAGTCTTTTGTatacagcatatagttggatcttgcatttttaatctattcaatTACTCCATGTCTTgtcattatgtttatttattccatttacatttaaagtattaATGGTAGAAAGgacttagtatttttattttgttaattattttctgtttgtccctTAATTAgttcttttcctctcttatttcctttctttgtgtctcattaatttctttgttgtggcatgttttgatttctttcctatttctgttgTGCACCTTatatagatattttctttgaGGCTATTGTGGGGACTGCATGAAATTACATATTGTTATAATAATCTATTCAAATGTTACTCTTATACATCTTTCCTACCCCCAATTTCTGTTACTGATGTCACagattacattattttatattttgtaccaTTAGCACAGTCTCATAGttattttttgtgcttttatcttttaaattctacactggaattaaaagtaatttatgtGCTGCTACTACAGTATTACAGGATTCTGTATTTATCTATGCTTTATCAAAgagctttatattttcatataatttcacGTTGCTGTCTAGTGTCCTTTTAACTTTGGGTTCCTGTAGCAATTCTTAGCAAGATAGATCTAGTATTGATGAACTTCTTTAGCTTTCATTTATCTGTGAAGGTCTTTAatactatttcatttttgaaagagctttgccaggtagtattctcggatagcagtttttttttcctttcagcactttggataTATCATCTGACTCCTTTATGATCTATAACATTTCTGCTGAAAATCAACTGATAATTTTATGGAAGCTCACTTGAACATGATGGATTCTATTgccacttttaagattttctctttgtcttggtTTCTGGAAATTTGTTTGTAATGTGTCTTTGGACCCTTTTGGGTTTATCTTAGTTGGAGTCCTTTAAGCTTCTTGAagttagaggttttttttttttcttcctcagatttGGGAAATttgggccattatttcttcaaacaaactcactgtccctttttctccctcttctcctgctAGGACTCCCTGATTATCTTGCTTATTCCCTATAAATATCTGAggttttccttactttttttcctattgttttttcttttgtgtttttttctggctTAATAACAGCAAATGACCTGTCTTCGGgatcactttcttttctctgattgATCAAAACTGATGTTTATGCTTTGTAATAgagtttttaaattgtattattgtATTCTTCCACTCCACAAtattttgtggttcttttttatagtttctttttgttgatattattgtattttcacatttttcctgattttgtttagtTGTGTTTGTCTTCTTTTGAAGTGCATTGAGTTTATTTTCAATGATTAATTTGAATACTTTGTCAGGTAATTCATAGAcctccatttctttagggtcagattttgaagatttattttgttcttgtgctttgtttttgttgttgttgttgttgttgtgatttGCGCATTTGAAAAAGCAACCACTTTTCCTAGTCTTCATGAACTTTCTTTGTATAGTGAAAGGTCTTCACTGATCATCTGactagaaattctttttttttaattaagtaattaattttttaaaaatttatttttagtttttaaaaatttacatccaaattagttagcatatagtgcaacaatgatttcaggagtagattccttagtgccccttacccatttagcccatcccccctcccacaacccctcctgtaaccctcagtttgttctccatatttatgagtctcttctgttttgtcccctccctgtttttatattatttttgtttcccttcccttacgttcatctgttttgtctcttaaagtcctcatacgagtgaatgACTAGAAATTTTGATGGCCTTTTGAACATTTTATGGGGATGCATTTTCTTGGGCTTGGGTATGTAATTTCTCAATTATAAAGGTTGGCTGGTTTCTTTTTAAGAACTTGCAATTTCTTGCTTCCTCTGGTATCAGTCTACTAGTAGGACATACTCAGGCACTAAAATGAATAACagagttctcttttattttcagcGGCCCCAAAGACATCCAAAGTATCCTGAGTCTGCCAGTGTTCCaagtcaggaaaggaaaaaaaaccagtcCCTTAGGCAGCTCCCTGAAAACCAGACCATTGGGCATatattccattctatttttcCCTCCCAAGGTGGAAGCCACGAGCTAGACACTTGTCATGATTGTGGTGAGTAGTACTAGTTTATGTCTACAGTATTACAATTTCTCTTCAACTGAACAAGAAACTGAGTTCTATATTGTTTTTAGTTGCTCCCAGACATCCAAAGTATGCTGGTGCTGTCAGGTTTCTGAATCAAGTGAGACAGAAATGTTTCTCCAGTTGTCCCCTGAGAAGTTGGATCATTGGATGTatacttttctcttctctttttctcccagaGAAAAAGCTGCCAGTgagcttccccaccccccagttgCAGTGAGTGATTCCAGGTTGGGGAACAGGCTGACATAATTgaaattaaacaacagaaataagagagaaagagaaaagcaaagtatGCATCCAATGTTCCAACTTCTCAGGAAATCACCAGAGAAACTGGTTTCTGTCTCACCTGACTCAGAGACCtgacaaaaatactgatttgaagggacatatgcacccaatgtttatagcagcgctatcaacaatagacaaattatagaaagagcccaaatgtccatcacctgatgaatggataaagatgtagtacatatatatacaatggaatattactcagtcatcagaaaagaatgaaatcttgccatttgcaatgatgtggatggagctatagtgtgttatgctaagtggaacaaatcagtcagagaaagacaccatacaatttcactcccatgtggaatttaaggaacaaaacagatgaacttagggtaagggggaaaaaaagagagggaggcaaactataagagacttttaattatagagaacaatctgagggttcctggaggggagaagagtgggggatgggctaaatggatgctggacattagggagggcacttgttggaatgagcactgggtgctatatgtaagtgatgaatcactaaattctacacctgaaaccaatattaaactatgttaactacctagaatttaactaaaaactgtaaacaaaaaataaaaataacaaaataaaaagaaataaaacaatatttcttaCTTATTTCAATGAACCTGTTCTTGGCTTTAGGCTTCTGTGGGGTGTTGTGACTTCTTAAACGGCTTC
Proteins encoded in this window:
- the LOC122484279 gene encoding olfactory receptor 52N4-like encodes the protein MIILNQTDVTPASFILNGIPGLEDMHMWISFPFCSMYAVAMVGNCGLLYLIYYEDSLHRSMYYFLAMLSLTDLVMCSSTIPKALSIFWCHLKEIRFEECLVQMFFIHTFTGMESGVLMLMALDRYVAICYPLRYSTILTNPVIAKVGLATFLRAVFLIIPLIFLTKRLPYCKGNIIHHTYCDQLSVAKLSCGNIKANVIYGLVAAFLIGGFDILCITVSYTMILRAVVSLSSADARQKAFSTCTAHICAIIFSYSPAFFCFFFNRFGSHTIPPSCHIIVANIYLLLPPTMNPIVYGVKTKQIRDCVIRIFSGSKKIKSYST